In Haliotis asinina isolate JCU_RB_2024 chromosome 16, JCU_Hal_asi_v2, whole genome shotgun sequence, the following are encoded in one genomic region:
- the LOC137268747 gene encoding synaptotagmin-A-like, translating to MSTTEAPVLYHLEPWDKLVIVAAAITALFLVGILVFCAISPLCCLYHVCPCKDKDEREKKDKEKVPAYGSTTGSHSPYYKQSEQHSLWQPLQTFKDTDTSDWSDYSSHDVIEMKQDRHKEHVFKPIRSEPQSPSSQTVFLFQKASLVFGLMYDRVDGKLTIRVQKLSNFSVTDPDGAMTPYVKVRLYRAPRSFFTFRGKASREQEMNNLDVEFQTKILRRSTDPAFNEIFVVPIDANEIHHYTLKMLVCDFDRYTRHVVVGEVAVPLSRVEWTTQTEVAFDEQLQPPVDENLGEVQIGLMYLPTAEKLSLTIIKAQGLKIMDQTKASTNAFMKVNLMFDGRPMKKTKTSIRLSDVSPVFNETMTFDVPHYQLDNVYFSIAVIHVDKNAEKPSRALIGRIYLGMNFDSDARAQWNEMTQNSRKQVACWHKLQI from the exons ATGTCAACAACCGAGGCTCCAGTTCTCTATCATCTGGAACCTTGGGACAAGCTTGTCATAGTAGCGGCAGCCATAACAGCTCTGTTTTTAGTTGGTATCCTGGTGTTCTGCGCAATCAGCCCCCTTTGTTGTCTCTACCACGTATGCCCCTGTAAAGATAAGGATGAAAGAG AGAAAAAGGACAAGGAGAAAGTTCCTGCTTATGGCTCAACGACAGGATCGCATTCTCCATACTACAAACAGTCAGAACAGCACAGTCTCTGGCAGCCTCTACAAACATTTAAAGACACGGATACTTCCGATTGGTCAGATTACAGTTCCCATGACGTCATTGAAATGAAACAG GATCGTCACAAAGAACATGTCTTCAAACCTATTCGCAGTGAGCCACAGTCCCCTTCTTCCCAAACTGTCTTCCTTTTTCAAAAGGCTTCTCTTGTCTTTGGGCTAATGTACGACAGAGTCGACGGTAAGCTTACAATACGAGTCCAGAAGCTCAGCAACTTCTCAGTCACCGATCCTGATGGCGCCATGACACCTTATGTCAAAGTGAGGCTATACCGGGCTCCGCGCAGCTTCTTTACCTTCAGGGGCAAGGCGAGTAGGGAGCAAGAGATGAACAATCTCGATGTGGAGTTCCAGACGAAGATACTACGCAGATCTACAGACCCAGCTTTCAACGAGATATTTGTTGTACCAATTGATGCAAATGAGATTCATCACTACACACTGAAGATGCTGGTGTGCGACTTTGACCGCTACACAAGGCATGTTGTAGTGGGCGAGGTGGCTGTGCCATTGTCACGGGTGGAGTGGACCACGCAGACGGAAGTGGCGTTTGATGAGCAGCTGCAGCCCCCTGTTGAT GAAAACCTCGGAGAAGTACAGATTGGGCTGATGTACTTGCCTACAGCAGAGAAATTGAGTCTGACCATCATTAAGGCACAGGGTTTGAAGATTATGGACCAGACAAAGGCATCTACAA atgCCTTTATGAAAgttaatttaatgtttgatGGTCGTCCCATGAAGAAAACAAAGACATCGATACGTCTGAGTGACGTCAGTCCCGTGTTTAACGAGACTATGACATTTGACGTGCCTCACTATCAACTTGACAACGTGTACTTCAGCATCGCAGTCATCCATGTTGACAAAAACGCGGAAAAGCCGTCACGGGCTCTCATTGGTCGAATATATTTAGGCATGAACTTTGACTCCGATGCTCGTGCACAGTGGAACGAAATGACCCAAAATTCCAGGAAACAGGTGGCATGCTGGCACAAGCTACAGATCTGA